The stretch of DNA CCCGTGTTTCTTCCCCCTCAGGGAAGGCGACCGTGAGGACCTGGCCAGAGAGAAGCTGGCGGCTTCTGGgcggccgcccccgcccccaggacGTCCGAGGACACAGCGGTGTCTTCGGCGTTTCCACCGAGGTCACTGGTCTAGTGGGTTGCTGGCTGTTTCGTCTGTGCTGAGACACTTCCTCTTTCATTTGCGTCTCATCCACACCCACCCCCGGCTCCCCAGCCGCCCGCCCGCCTTCCTGGAGACTGAAAAAGGGGAACGTGAGAGAAAACCGTGACTTTCAGATGCAGCTCCAGCGCAGAGAGGGTGCCAGTGATTTCAGGAGGTGGGGGGGCGGGCGAGGTGGGGGCGCGGTTCATGACGCCCTCCAGGGGCCCCAGGTCACGTCCCCTCACTCACGTCCCCAGCTCCCACCCAAGGGGTCCTAGATGCCACCCACAGGCGATCCTGGGGACCTGACCCCTGTGTTTCAGGAGTGACATTCTTAAAGTCAAAGCCACAGTCTGCTGTTCCTCATTTCACTGGGTTTGTTCATTTGcaagacagagacacacacacgtgtgtctgTATACATGtgcaggcgcacacacacacatgcagattgTGGCAGCTTTGGGAAACAGTCTGAGGCTCAGAAAATAACTTGCCTGACAAGACATCAAAGAGCTGCAGAAAGAGGCCGTGGCACCCAAGGCCAGGGTGGCGGGCTTCTCTGCAGTGTGCAGCGGGCTCATGATAAGCATCAGTTTGCTCCAGTCAGTTGAATCAGAACTGTAACAGTTTGTTTGTTCCGGGAAACAGTAACTGAAGTCACAAATCATAAATAATGAAAGCTAGAAAAATCCCCTTTTAAACTAATGGGCTCAAAGATgtcttgcttttcatttctgcTAATGGCTTTGCTGCCTTGGCACCGCCTGAGCTGGTCCACTGCAGGCAAACTGAGCCTCGGATGGGTCCAGAAAGTGATTTCTAAGCTGGGTGTTTGGGACACAGGATGTGTTTCCCTAGCAACTGTCCTTCCCAGCGTGCCTGGGTTCTCAGCTTAACTGCACACATGGTCCAACCCCTACTGAACCTGCGCTCTGGGTCTTGGAGCACAGGTTGTCTGAATTGcaagagggagaaaagaagtcagctcctccctccccgtgGAGCCCTGGCTCTGAGCACACTGGAAACACAAGTtaactttcttttctgtcttcccttCCAGTAATCAGgtagagatgtgagagctggaccataattAGGCTGAgggtggaagaattgatgcttttgaactgtggtgttggagaagactcttgagagtcccttggactgcaaggagatccaaccagtcagtcctaaaggaaatcaaccctgaatattcattggaaggactgatgctgaagctgaaacttcagtactttggccaccggatgtgaagagcgactgattagaaaagactgatgctgggaaagattgagggcaggagaaggggacgacagaggatgagatggttggatggcatcattgactcaatggacatgagtttgagcaagttccgggaggtggtgatggacagaggagcctggtgtgctgcagtccatggggtcacaaagagtcggacacgactgagcgactgaacaccaccacctccATTGAGGCATCCAGGTCCCAGTGCCCTAGACCCCTGGATCACAGCACCCTCCCTGATCTGCCTTATCTGCTCTGGGCTGCTTTCCTGCTGAGGGACTCTGCAACCTCAAACTACCCACCTTTCCCCACCTCCTGACCCGACTTCCATTTCCTCAGTGATTGATAATCagaggaaacctggaagaaaagcAAACTGAGCAGGGAATGCTTACTAGCAGCTGAATGACTGAGACTCTAAACCCCTCACTGTGTTCTCGTGTTAAAATGAGCTGGTTGTGAGAGCCATCGTGGGCAGTAAGGCAGAGGAGTGAAAACTTGGGGTTAAGGATTCAGAACCTTCACGTTGATGGGCCTCTCGTAAATGACTGACGCTGGCAGTCGGTTAGGAAATGACCCTTCCTTGGGAAAAACACGGTTGTCGCAGGTTCAGACACCGGGGGATCTCCCCTCAGTGAATCAGCTGGTTCTCTGCCAGTTCACATCCGTGAAACCTCAGTGAATAAGCCACTTTTATGCACACAGAACCTTCAACCAGCTTTTTGTGCCTTACGATAACATCTTAACACACAGCCAAGGATCACCAGCTGTTTGTGGAACATTCGAACATGAAAGCAAAAGACCCGAGTACAGGAAACAGCAGAACAAAACTTCAAAAGTAGTGTAGTTAATATCTGTAGAGAGATAAGAGGCGACCTTTTACCCCTGAAGTGAGAGAAGGtgcaaaataaacaataagaacaAGAAAAGGCTTTGGGCTCTTGAAGAGTAGAATgtctgaaaataaatattcaaaagaaaggACAGTTGTTGAGAACTTCAGAAAATTGTACAGAaagatagatgggaaaataggaaagaaaagaaaattaggggATCCATCCTGAAATCCCCATATCCAGGGCGGGGAAAAAAATTGGAgggaagaaaattataaagaaataatacaagaaCATCTCAGGATGGAAGGATAAGCATCTAAAGGTTGAAGGGCCCAGacctccctgctggtccagtggttaggaatctacctgccactgcaggggacatgggttccatccctggtcagggaaaatcccacacgccatggggcaactaagctgcTGTACCCCAACTACAGAGCCCtcacgcctagagcctgtgccttgTGACAGAGAAGCCATTGCCATGAGTAGCCTGCGCccccaaaactagagagtagcccccacttgcggcaactagagaaaaccttagtggtgtctgactctgtgtgatcccagggactgtagcccaccaggctcctctgtccatgggcttctccaggtaggaatactggagagcAGCCATTCACTTCACaggaaagcctgcatgcagcagccCACAGGCAGCGCagcacaccccccgccccccacccccaccaagaaaaaagatacacaaggtattttttaaaaaagaagactgaAGGGCCCAATGAGTGAGCCACAAAATGAAGATGGGGCAAACCTCTCAGACTAGGACAcatctttaaaaacttaaaaacttgAGTTCTTCAGCACGCcaaggataaagagaaaaccGTAAGACGTTCCTCAAAAAAGCAGGTATTATTAATAACATACCAAGGATGAGGAGTCAAAGTGACATTACTGGAatcaaaaagaaattgaagagttATTACAGTTCTGAGAGAAACTGATTTCAGCCTAAAATTGCACACCAATCCAGGGAAATACCTCAGTCAGGTATGagggtaaaataaaaacatttcagatCTGCAGGATTTCCAAATATATACCtctatgtggaaaattctgaaagagatgggaataccaaactacctgacctgcctcttgagaaacctatatgcaggtcaggaagcaacagttaggactggacatggaataacagactggttccaaataggaaaaggagtgcgtcaaggctgtatactgtcaccctgcttatttaacttatatgcagagtacctcatgagaaacgctgggctggaggaagcacaagctggaatcaagatggctgggagaaatatcaaaatatacagatgacatcacccttatggcagaaagtgaggaggaactcaaaagcctcttgatgaaagagagtgaaaagttggctgaaagctcaacattcagaaaatgaagatcatggcatctggtcccatcacttcatgggaaatagatgggaaaacagtggaaacagtgtcagactttgttttggggggctccaaaagcactgcagatggtgactgcagccgtgaaattaaaagatgtttactccttggaaggaaagttatgaccaacctagacagcatattaaaaagcagagacattactttgccaacaaaggtccgtctagtcaaggctatggtttttcctgtggtcatgtatggatgtgagagttggactgtgaagaaagctgagcgccgaagaattgatggttttgaactgtggtgttggagaagactcttgagagtcccttggactgcaaggagatccaaccagtccattctaaagatcagtcctgggtgttcattggaaggaatgatgctaaagctgaaactccagtactttggccacctcatgcgaagagttgactcactggaaaagattctgatgctgggaggaattgggggcaggaggacaagggaacgacagaggatgagatggctggatggcatcaccgacttgatggacgtgagtgtgagtgaactccaggagttggtgatgaacaggaagacctggcattctgcaattcatgaggtcgcaaagagtcggacatgactgagcgattggactgaactgaacttttattcCAAAACCTGCTGGGGGCAGTGCCACTGCATTTCTTTATCCTTCTAATTTTGttacaaattttctttttgaacAAGGATGACTGGCACACAGACTCATTTCTAATCAGGAGAACCTCTTCCAAGAGGTTACTTGGCAGTGGCAGGACaggggcttggaatgaaaacctgAATGTAGAGGCATTTTTGAGTGAAtgctggggcgggggaggaggtgaaagtgaagtcaaagtcactcagtcatgtcccactcttcgagaccccatgggttagtccatggaattctccaggccagaatactggagtgggtagcctttcccttctccaggggatctttccaacccagggatcatacccaggtctcccacattgcgtggattctttaccagctgagccctaagggaagcccaagaatactggagtgggtagcctagcccttctccagcagatcttcccgacccaggatccaggaatcgaaccggggtctcctgcatcgcaggcggattctttaccagggaagctgagccaccaggcaaggtGGGGAGGGAAAAGGGGCAGCAGGGATGTCTGGGGTTAGGTGCCGGGAGTCGGGCGCCCCTTTAGGACAGGTATGAAAAAAGGTATGGGGAAACGGTTATAAAGGGTTAGGTGTTCCCCGGGCTTCAGGTAGCTGCCAGGACAGAGGGGCTGCGAGCGCACGAACTGGAGGGAGAGTGAAGGGAGCCGgtcagagaggagggaggaggaggccgACAGGAGACCCCCACGTCGAAGGGGAAGGGCCGTGCGAATGGGCAGCACTGGGCTGGGCCGGGGAGCCTGCACTTTGACCCCGCGCCTTTTCAGCCTGCCCAAGCCCTCGGGATCGGAGCTGCCCCTTCCGTCCTGCACTCTGAGGCTGCGGGGCTCAAGTCCCACCAAGGGGCGCGTCCCGGGGAAGAGAAGCCCGGCCCGGGTCGCGTGCCCTGGACGCCGCCTCCACGCCCAGGCCGCGCGTCCACCCGCGGACTCGCTCCCGCGCCGGGGACTCGTCTCGCCTGGGGCGCCGCTCGCACCCACAGCCAACCCGGCACGCGCACAAACAGCTGACCCCGCGGCGCAGGCGTGGCCGGACAGCGGCGCCCCGGGACGGCAGCGCGGAAAGGGGAGCGTGGGGCGGATCTCGGCGCCTGGTCGCCCCCTCGCGACCGCGCTTCGCTCGACGGCGTAGGGGAAGCAGCGGCCACTAGTACTCGGGCTCCTTGCCTGCGGGACGGCCTCGCGCTGGGCGTGGCGGGCGCGGAGGGGCGGGGCGACGGAGCGTGCGTGCTACGGCATTGCGTGCGGGGAGCGTGTGGGCGTGGCGGGGCGCAAAGGGGCGGGGCGACGGAGCGTGTGTGCTACGGCGTGGCGGAGCGGGGAGCGCGGGGGCGTGGCAGTGCGCGAAGGGGCGGGGCACGGCGCAGGGCGCGATGCGCACGCGCTTGGGGCCGCCGCCGGGGGCGGGGAGGCGTTGACGCCTTGCGGGGTGAGGATGAAGGGAGGGTACGGGGGGCCGGGCCGCCTGCTGGTGGAGGCGGGGGACAGTCGCGTtcgaggggcgggggagggtgtGAGAGGAGCCGCCGCCGCGGCGGACGCGGGGGCGTCTCGGGGGAGCCGGGCCTAGCCGGGCATCCGGAGGCGGCCTCTGACCCCTGACGCCGCCGTTTTCCCCTCAGGGTGGTGGCTCCCGCGCAGGCGCAGACGGGCCGGCCCGCTAAGGCGGGGCCGCGGCGGGAGCCGCCCCGCCGGTGAAGGTGGGCCGACCGGACGGGACTGGGCCCCATAGCAGCGGTGAGGACCCGTCTCAGCTCCCAGGCGAGCCCAGCCAAGAGAGAGCTTCGTTCTGGAGGTGGCCCTGGACCCCGGAGTTCAGCCCTCAACGGGGACAGCCATTCTCTAAAAATCCCCCCCCGCACCCCCATCGTTAAACTGCAGAAAACCCGGTTAGGCAGCGCGGCGGGCTCCGCACACTGACGTCCcgtttctctccttccctcacccagACCCCTCGGGGAGCAGCTGTGAGCCGGTCACGCGGAGGGATGACCTCTCTAGGCGGGGACGCCGTGTGAGCGGAAGAGATCTGTCAGCGTGAGTCTGGCTCCTGGTCGGTCCCCTGACGGCTTCCCCAGGGTGACACCACCTCAGTGGCCGAGATCCGTTATCAGCCTGCAGCCAAGTTACAGAAACGCAGGACTTAACATGAGTTGCACTTCCCTTTGGTCGGGAACGTCTTTGAGTCACGTGGGAGAGGATGTGTTTCATGTGGCTCTCATGTGTCAGCTCCTAATATCATTATTACCCAAAGGGCGAGGAAATAGGGAATCGGGTCGTGTCTTAGGGTGACCACGAACGTTTATAGTGGGAGCAGGTTCCCTAAGAGGTGGAGGAATGAATCTCATGATTGTCTTTACACTCTTTCAGATACTCTCCCCaagaaattgacttttttttttttaattgggctgcCGTTGGGTTCTGGTTACATCCCACAGTATCTTCCTTGCGACCTGTGAGGCCTTTCACTGGGCCTCATAGACTCTCtcgttgtggctcacaggcttagtcgcttcgaggcgtgtgggatcttatgCTTGACTGTgtatggaacctgcatctcctgcgttgcaggtcagattcttaaccactggaccaccagggaagcccccctaagAAACTGATTAGAAACGGTGGAAGCGGGCAGTCCTCTGGTGATGACGCCCAGGCGTTAGCAATCAGTCATTTCATTCTAGGAGAAATAAGTGATGTCTGTAAAGACCCCAGTTTGGATATGCATGGTCTGTGTGACCACGTGTGTCCTTCTGGCAGATGCAAACGGTAGGGCACTCTGAACACACCCTGAAGACGGCCCTCATCTCAAAGAACCCAGAGCTTGTGAAGCAGTATGAGCAGTTGGACCCCGGGGAGCAGCGCCTGCTGAACGAGGCCTTCCGGCCCCGCAGCGATCTCTTTGGACCCATTACTTTGCATTCTCCATCGGACTGGATAATCTCCCATCCTGAGGCTCCGCAAGACTTTGAACAGTTTTTCAGTAATCTTCACAGAAAGAGCCCTTCTCCGGGGAAGCAGACTATTTACATACAGTGCATTGGTGCGTCTTGCCAGTATGctgggtttggtttggttttgtgatGGTGCTGTTGCCGTGGACAGTTTGCCTTGTCCGTCTCATTCAAGTGGGCagtttttataatcatttttgaCATTCGTTCCCACAGTGGAAGTTTGGTAACCAAACTGCCTTGAAAgagaaggttttgttttgttcaaaaaattttatttattgactgtgctgGTTCTTCGTAGCTGCACATTTGACTTCTCTAGCTGGGGCAAGCAGGGCCTGCTttgtagttgcagtgcatgggtttctcattgtggtgcccTGTTGGAGAACGCAGGCCTAGGGCGTGCGAGCCTTGgtagttgcaacacatgggctcagtagtctcTGCTCCCGAGCtatcgagcacaggctcagtggttgtggcacctgggcttagttgctcccaggcctgggggatcttcccagaccagggatccagcctgtgtctcctgcgttggcaggcaggttccttaccattgagccaccagggagtcagGTTTTCTTTCTAATCTGTGTTCACCTTAGTGAACGGTAACTGTGTATTGAAAATCTAGAGTTTGTTTGTTCCTAATTCCACATTTCTAACTGTAGACTGAGGTAAAGACTGTTCTGATCATCTCAAAATCtctctttaaattttcttctgtatCTGTCATAGGATTGCTGGGAAACACCAGAAGTATCAGTGAAGAATATTTGAAATGGCTCAAGGGCTACTGTGAAGCCTTCTTCTACGGGTTGACAGTCAAACTCCTAGAGCCGATTCCTGTCTCTGCAACCAGATGTTCCTTTAGAATCAACGATAGCACACTGAACCTTCAGATTCATGCAGGTGAACGGGGCAGCCTTACAGCTTGAATTGAGTAAAGTATGTaggtatatgtacacacacacacacacaaatatatcttaaacataatttttttttaatagggcaGATCCTGAcgttcttaaaaaagaagaaacccgAAGATGCCTTTTGTGTTGTGGGAGTAACGATGATCGATCTTTACCCAAGAGACTCCTGGAATTTTGTCTTTGGACAGGCTTCTTTGACAGAGGGTATTCCTTTTTGACATTGTTGGTAGAAACTTGCTCAGCTTGAGACTCTGTGTGAAGattttgaaagagagaaaaaattccAACCAATTACAGTTTTTTCCCCTTCCAATTACAGTTTAGATGTGAAGGCCTTGTAGTATTTCTGGTGCAGCATCCTGCCGTGGTGGAAAGGATGCTCTGGATAGGCCCTGATGATCTGGGTCCGTTCCCGTCCCCCCAGCTTGGCTGTTCACTGCctgctagcaccaccttggaGCTAATAATACCTGTTTGACTGTGCTGTTTTGAGATCATTTACATAAAATTGCTGATCCATAGAAAGTGTGTAGTTATGGCTGGCACATATGTAGACATTCAGTGCAACAGATGGCAAATGGAGATAGTTCAGTGACAAGGTGAATCAAATAAGGATATTTGAACTGTTATTAATGGAAGCAGAAATGGCGCTAATTGTTTTTCAGCTCTTTCCGTAGTTGTCATTAGATGAGGTCGCTGTGCACTGATTTATAAGTGTGCGCTTCACATCCTGTGTCTCAGAACAGACGTTTTGTTATTTATGGTCAGTTTCAGTCTTTGACTTGAAATAAGCTTAACTGTGACTCACAGGGAACCCTGCCTTTTAACACTGGGGAGGAAAAGGCTCTATAAGGAAGTCATATATTTGcctatttggtttttttttttttttttttttttgccttctctcCACTTCTCCCACCCTTCCATTTCTGCTCTTGTTTTTCTGCCTACATCCCTCAGGATCTAAGACAGGTTCGAAGGGGAGAAGTCCACTGAGCTGAGGGGCATGGTTGCCCACTGTCGTTCTGGGGGCAGGAACAGATAGCAGGGGCTGGGCTGTGCGAGCTCAGGGTTCACAGACGGACTGTCAGTCTGGAGTGTGTGAGCCCCAGGGTGGCAGGGTAGGGAGCTCTTGCTACCAAGGGCTTCTCCCTGTCAGATCCCCCTCTTCCCCATTTGTCGGATCTGGGGCCCAGGATGCTGTGGGGCCTCTTTTTCTGCCCTTCCTTCATTCTCATTCTCCATTTGTAGTCTTCATAGTCCCTCAGCCCTACACCCATTAAggcacggggcttcccaggtgacactagcggtgaagaatccgcctgccagtgcaggacacacaagagatgcaggttagatccctgggtcgggaagatcccctggaggaagaaatggctacccactccagctttcttgcctgaacaatcccatggacagaggagcctggcaggctgcagtctgcggggctgcaaagagctggacacggctgagcagctgagcacgaGCGAGTGCCCACCCACATCTGCCTGCCCCCCCGTGGTGACCCCCTAGTGCTCTCTGAGAGGCCTGGGTCAGTGCTGTCCTGCTGATGTTTTTTGTACGAGCCttctatcagaaaaaaaaagagtgaaccaAAAAGTTGTATGAGACAAATCCTTTATTATTAACCTGAGAGAAACAGaatcattaaacatttttaaacaatttttatctAGATATTGTTAACCAATTTATCTTATGCATTTGAGGAGGTCAGGAAGCATTCTCCCCAAGTGtttctgctgcttttttgttCCCCAATAAGTTTCTTAAATTTTGCATGACGTGAGAGAAGATGTAATGAGGGAGCAGGGTTGCTGAGCCCTGCGGTGAGGGGGTCTCCTTACTGCAGGTGACTTTGTTCTCGGCAGGTTTATAAAGATCGgtgttttaaaattgagatatttaATTACTAAAGGAAATAATGTATTTGTAGgattactagaaaaaaaattttcttgctCAAggtattatgggcttccctggtggctcagttggttaagaatctgcctgcaatgcaggagacctgggttcgatccctaggttgggaagatcccctggagagggagcggctacccactccagtattctggcctagagaattccatggactgtccatggggtcacaaagagtcggacaggactgagcaacttataCTTTCAAAGGTGTTGTAGTGAAATGTGCCAACTTTTGTTTGGTCAAAGGACGTCACTTGGGAGTGAGtaggtttagtttttttttaacttctagaaCGCCCTTTTCTCTATATTTCAAATATGGAGGTGTGGTGAGGCGCATTCTTTTTGGATCAAATTTAGGTTTGACAAACTTACTATGAATTTATTTCCTTAACAAAAAAGTTCTGTATTACTTTCAAACTAGCAACTGAAAGAGAAGCCTGCATGAAAGAGACCATGTAGACCAGCTGGACTGTAAAGCGGTCAGCCCCTGTAGAGTgagctgtgtgtgtctgttctcCGCGTACGGAGATGGCCGAAACTAGCTGAAGTGTCACAGGAAGTCAGTTACAGGCGTGTTTGTTCTGGTCACTGGTGCCAGCCATAGAGAGAGCCGTGCTGTTTACAGATGGGAGGACGGGGGAGGTTCTTCAGTCTGAAAGTGGGG from Bos mutus isolate GX-2022 chromosome 19, NWIPB_WYAK_1.1, whole genome shotgun sequence encodes:
- the AMZ2 gene encoding archaemetzincin-2, with protein sequence MQTVGHSEHTLKTALISKNPELVKQYEQLDPGEQRLLNEAFRPRSDLFGPITLHSPSDWIISHPEAPQDFEQFFSNLHRKSPSPGKQTIYIQCIGLLGNTRSISEEYLKWLKGYCEAFFYGLTVKLLEPIPVSATRCSFRINDSTLNLQIHAGQILTFLKKKKPEDAFCVVGVTMIDLYPRDSWNFVFGQASLTEGVGIFSFARYGTDFYSSHYKGKLKKLERKSSSDYSVFDDYYLPEATSVLLLRSCKTLTHEIGHIFGLRHCQWLACLMQGSNHLEEADRRPLDLCPICLRKLQSAVGFRLRDRYKALVRWIDAESTDTPRVTPKHSREELVTLPKPVEAFKEWKEWVTRCLAVLQK